One Eubacteriales bacterium mix99 genomic window carries:
- a CDS encoding ADP-ribosylglycohydrolase family protein → MLGAIIGDIVRSRFKFNNYRSKNFDLLAAGCFVTDDSIMTLAIAKAILACEGDWESFGERAAGFMQEIGHKHPDCGFSSMFNRWIFSDDSKSYYSFGSGVAMHVSPCGFIARTEEEAKLLSRKVAEVTHNHAEGIKGAEAVTIAIFLARSGATKKEIRERIERDYYKLDFTLDGIRDTCQFSETCQETVPRAIVAFLESITFEDAIRNAISIGGDSNTLAAITGAIAEAYYGIPFPLKRKALTYLDDELRGICREWEQATRRGKPNRKFDFITKYIGKLDDRDNWQDFYREFYIFAQLNPEYGLKDYQAILEKQGLKWTEESMKTADVDILDEQTVLALILGAHRAEHFTEGVLETFICEGYITKWLRRLKTIDDKRKPEPDRPVLKQVRVSLQPIRGGSTSELLVTNEQVVIKNSIPEGGSVTHQYEIEAALGIGEDSLSIMEDCLDAEGWQDDARSFSGTSSVFNVYELKAEYEGGKTVVHKGIFDRAHMPEKQFIVFIDAIHAIIRSFGFGGIVGLSGFMSALKKGEVKYCGVEFPDGGKIYHYRTADLRIDIGDEVVVPVGESNYEREATVRTIEFCHWDDTPYPLEKTKEIICLVSDKEEPSVSNLLTGSVGDEEDEDD, encoded by the coding sequence ATGCTCGGAGCAATCATCGGCGACATTGTAAGGTCGCGTTTTAAATTCAATAACTATAGGAGCAAGAACTTCGACCTGTTGGCCGCAGGTTGCTTCGTCACGGATGACAGCATCATGACCCTTGCCATTGCAAAGGCGATCCTTGCCTGTGAAGGCGATTGGGAAAGCTTTGGTGAACGGGCTGCAGGGTTTATGCAGGAAATCGGACACAAACATCCGGATTGCGGCTTTAGCAGTATGTTCAATCGCTGGATTTTCAGCGACGACTCGAAGTCGTACTATAGCTTCGGGAGCGGCGTCGCCATGCATGTTTCGCCGTGCGGGTTCATCGCCAGGACCGAGGAAGAGGCAAAACTGCTCTCCAGAAAGGTCGCGGAAGTAACACACAATCATGCAGAAGGCATCAAGGGTGCCGAGGCGGTCACCATCGCAATCTTTCTGGCTCGCAGCGGTGCGACGAAAAAGGAAATCCGTGAGCGGATCGAACGCGATTATTACAAATTGGACTTCACCCTTGACGGTATCCGTGACACCTGCCAATTCAGCGAAACCTGCCAGGAAACCGTGCCGCGGGCGATCGTGGCGTTCCTTGAATCCATAACCTTTGAAGATGCCATACGAAATGCGATCAGCATTGGCGGCGACAGCAACACACTTGCTGCGATAACCGGTGCCATCGCCGAAGCATATTATGGTATACCATTCCCGCTGAAGCGCAAGGCACTCACCTATCTTGATGACGAGCTGCGCGGCATCTGTCGCGAATGGGAACAAGCGACCCGTAGAGGTAAACCCAACCGAAAATTTGATTTCATTACGAAATATATTGGTAAGCTGGATGACAGGGACAATTGGCAGGACTTTTATAGGGAATTCTATATCTTTGCTCAATTGAATCCCGAATATGGATTGAAGGATTATCAAGCTATTCTCGAAAAGCAAGGCTTGAAGTGGACTGAAGAATCCATGAAAACCGCCGATGTTGATATACTTGACGAGCAAACGGTTCTTGCTCTGATCCTTGGCGCACACCGTGCTGAACACTTTACGGAGGGCGTGCTGGAAACGTTTATCTGCGAGGGATATATTACAAAATGGCTCCGTCGTTTGAAAACGATTGACGACAAGCGTAAACCCGAGCCGGACAGGCCTGTCCTGAAGCAGGTCAGGGTCAGTCTGCAGCCTATCCGTGGGGGCAGCACAAGTGAATTACTCGTAACCAATGAGCAGGTGGTCATTAAGAACAGCATACCTGAGGGCGGCAGCGTCACCCATCAGTATGAAATTGAAGCGGCTTTGGGGATCGGGGAAGATTCCCTGAGCATAATGGAGGACTGCCTTGACGCGGAAGGTTGGCAAGATGATGCCCGGTCCTTTAGCGGAACAAGCTCTGTGTTCAACGTTTATGAATTGAAAGCTGAGTACGAAGGCGGCAAGACTGTCGTTCACAAGGGTATTTTCGACCGTGCCCACATGCCGGAAAAGCAATTTATCGTGTTCATCGATGCCATTCATGCCATTATCCGGTCGTTTGGGTTTGGCGGCATTGTCGGTCTTTCCGGCTTTATGTCCGCGCTGAAAAAGGGCGAGGTCAAATACTGCGGCGTTGAGTTCCCGGATGGCGGAAAGATCTATCACTATCGCACCGCTGATTTGCGAATTGATATCGGCGATGAGGTCGTCGTGCCCGTCGGAGAAAGCAATTACGAGCGGGAAGCAACGGTCAGGACCATTGAGTTCTGCCATTGGGACGATACGCCATACCCGCTTGAAAAGACAAAAGAGATTATCTGCCTGGTGAGCGACAAAGAGGAGCCGTCCGTATCGAACCTGTTGACTGGATCCGTCGGGGACGAGGAGGATGAAGATGATTGA
- a CDS encoding NADH:flavin oxidoreductase — MKTLGSAIQISELKLKNRLVMPPMATESSDEDGNISEKLLRYYDEKSRGGYLGMIITEHSFIAADGKASDRQVSIASDDKLTGLKELTDVIHENGVRVACQINHAGGNTRSSITGYPTMAPSVVLSDGAKFADRSMTHTDIRTVVQEFADAARRAKKAGFDAVEIHSAHGYLLNEFYSPLINNRTDEYGGNLSWRIRIHLETIRAVKEAVGKDYPVLIRLGGIDDTPGGNGIQDAVEASKAFEQAGISLIDISGGITGYVRHNMEQVQGYFSDVSEAVKQAVSVPVLVTGGINDPHAADRIIRENKADLVGVGRAILRDSAWPKKALEETET, encoded by the coding sequence ATGAAAACGCTGGGAAGTGCAATCCAGATCAGCGAACTGAAATTGAAAAATCGATTGGTCATGCCGCCGATGGCAACAGAGAGCTCAGATGAGGACGGGAATATATCAGAAAAGTTGCTGCGTTATTATGACGAGAAATCCCGCGGCGGTTATCTCGGAATGATCATTACAGAGCATAGCTTTATTGCTGCGGATGGAAAAGCAAGTGACAGGCAGGTTTCGATCGCTTCCGATGACAAGTTGACCGGACTTAAGGAACTGACAGATGTGATTCATGAAAATGGAGTCCGGGTTGCCTGCCAGATCAATCATGCAGGTGGAAATACGCGAAGCAGTATCACCGGATATCCGACAATGGCCCCATCTGTTGTTCTTTCAGACGGTGCAAAATTTGCCGACCGCAGTATGACACATACTGACATCCGGACTGTTGTACAGGAGTTTGCCGATGCGGCCCGCCGGGCAAAGAAAGCGGGATTTGATGCGGTAGAGATCCATTCTGCACACGGATATCTCCTGAATGAGTTCTATTCCCCTTTGATAAATAACAGGACAGATGAGTACGGCGGCAATCTTTCCTGGAGAATCCGAATCCATTTGGAAACAATAAGGGCTGTAAAAGAGGCCGTGGGAAAGGATTATCCTGTATTGATCCGTTTGGGAGGCATTGATGACACACCGGGCGGCAATGGTATTCAGGATGCTGTAGAGGCATCAAAAGCTTTTGAACAGGCGGGTATCAGTCTCATTGATATATCCGGCGGCATAACCGGTTATGTACGACACAATATGGAACAGGTGCAGGGGTATTTCTCTGATGTGTCGGAAGCGGTAAAGCAGGCCGTTTCCGTCCCGGTACTCGTAACAGGCGGCATCAACGATCCACATGCTGCCGACCGGATTATCAGAGAGAATAAGGCGGATCTTGTGGGAGTCGGCAGAGCGATTCTTCGGGATTCCGCATGGCCGAAGAAGGCGCTTGAAGAAACTGAAACTTGA
- a CDS encoding MFS transporter, giving the protein MHLLLPIIYIAFISLGLPDSLLGSAWPVMYRQFGVPLSYAGIITMIIAGGTIVSSLMSDRLTKRFGAGWITAVSVMMTAVALFGFSVSGSMISLCLWAIPYGLGAGAVDAALNNYVALHYAARHMSWLHCFWGVGAAVSPYIMSYCLKRGYRWHYGYRSVAIIQIVLTVMFFMSLPLWKRKSPDDNNSDSPVKALPLLQALKIPGVSFVLITFFSYCALETTAGLWASSYLVQSRRIETGTAASFASFFYLGITFGRFLCGFVSEKIGDKRLIRYGILLAATGIVLIGLPVKASTLALIGLVLTGLGCAPVYPSIIHATPSNFGKENSQAIIGIQMASAYVGSTFMPPLFGVIADHISIGVYPFYLLFFAVLMLVMSECLSKLIVKNK; this is encoded by the coding sequence ATGCATTTACTTTTACCAATCATCTATATTGCTTTTATCAGTCTTGGCCTGCCCGATTCCCTTCTCGGTTCTGCGTGGCCTGTTATGTACAGGCAATTTGGCGTACCGTTGTCCTATGCCGGAATCATAACCATGATAATAGCCGGTGGAACGATTGTATCCAGCCTTATGTCAGACAGGCTGACAAAAAGGTTTGGGGCAGGGTGGATCACCGCAGTCAGCGTAATGATGACAGCAGTCGCACTTTTCGGATTTTCTGTTTCCGGATCAATGATCTCCCTCTGCTTGTGGGCGATTCCATACGGACTTGGAGCAGGTGCGGTGGATGCAGCCTTGAACAACTATGTTGCACTTCATTATGCGGCAAGGCATATGAGCTGGCTTCATTGCTTTTGGGGCGTTGGTGCGGCAGTAAGTCCCTATATCATGAGCTATTGCCTGAAAAGGGGATACAGATGGCATTATGGCTATCGCTCAGTAGCGATCATACAAATTGTTCTGACTGTGATGTTTTTCATGAGTCTTCCGCTTTGGAAAAGAAAATCACCTGATGACAACAACAGCGATTCTCCTGTGAAGGCTTTGCCTTTGCTGCAGGCTTTGAAGATTCCCGGAGTTTCATTCGTTCTGATCACCTTTTTCAGCTATTGCGCCCTTGAAACGACAGCGGGGCTATGGGCCAGCAGTTATCTTGTACAATCCCGTAGGATCGAAACCGGGACTGCGGCGAGTTTTGCTTCGTTTTTTTATCTTGGCATCACCTTTGGACGTTTTCTGTGTGGCTTTGTTTCGGAAAAGATCGGTGACAAACGGCTCATTCGCTATGGAATCCTTTTAGCTGCAACCGGCATTGTTCTGATCGGACTTCCTGTAAAGGCCAGTACATTGGCATTGATTGGATTGGTGCTGACAGGTCTGGGATGCGCTCCTGTTTATCCTTCCATTATTCATGCAACCCCTTCGAATTTTGGCAAGGAAAATTCACAGGCAATCATTGGTATTCAGATGGCAAGTGCATATGTGGGAAGTACTTTCATGCCGCCGCTTTTTGGTGTGATCGCCGATCATATCAGCATTGGAGTGTATCCGTTCTATTTATTGTTCTTTGCCGTACTCATGCTCGTCATGTCCGAATGTTTGTCCAAACTCATTGTAAAAAACAAATAA
- a CDS encoding AAA family ATPase, producing MIDIEKLKDILEGYKTYFPGHFNDEKYKWEAVKCFQDNWNIDAPNFGDMFRIATDKTDNLLTSGYVYPRGMILNFAKVDDEATRQMFRNLYDKSRDLGERVDDFQSVAETLRAKYDDGTWKNHYQSINAVSTYLWLRFPDKYYIYKYELYKNAATELAADYKPKRNGSADNMTGGFQMYDEICKAIAEDAGVVAMVQSALTESCYPDPKFKTLTVDVGFYLSRFYLDDMGRWFPKDYSPRLSVKDWVELLNNNTVFTLSSLQILKRMKDYGGQATCKQLSIKYGESSNFYNVGSSALARRVAKKSGCPVMTKDTENSKWWPILYIGKYADSHTDGIFIWRIRDELSSALDQVDLTGIPLYADTIPGGVVPKYTKKDFLGKVYMTEEHFDVLKALLSNKMNIILQGAPGVGKTFTAKKLAYAMMGEMDDSHIEMVQFHQNYSYEDFMLGYRPEGTDFKLTKGVFFRFCQKAANDPNKDYFFIIDEINRGNMSKIFGEVLMLIENDKRGPKNKITLVYNELPFYVPENLYIIGMMNTADRSLAMMDYALRRRFSFFEMEPGFSSEGFRSYQAGLASETFDTLMEQIKALNKEIAEDESLGNGFRIGHSYFCGLKPETCIIDQLHSIVEFDILPLLSEYWFDEPAKVQRWEQNLRGVFDD from the coding sequence ATGATTGACATCGAAAAATTAAAAGATATTCTTGAGGGATACAAGACGTATTTTCCGGGCCATTTCAATGACGAGAAGTACAAGTGGGAGGCGGTAAAGTGTTTTCAGGATAATTGGAATATAGACGCTCCAAACTTTGGAGACATGTTTAGGATCGCTACGGATAAGACCGATAACCTGCTGACTTCCGGATATGTCTATCCCCGGGGCATGATTCTGAACTTTGCGAAAGTCGATGATGAAGCAACAAGGCAGATGTTCCGCAATCTTTATGATAAATCCCGTGATCTTGGTGAGCGGGTTGACGATTTCCAGTCCGTCGCCGAAACTCTCCGTGCGAAATACGATGACGGAACGTGGAAGAATCATTATCAGAGTATAAATGCTGTCAGCACTTATCTATGGCTTCGATTTCCGGATAAATATTACATCTACAAGTATGAACTATACAAGAATGCAGCGACAGAGCTTGCCGCAGATTATAAGCCGAAGCGAAATGGCTCTGCCGACAATATGACTGGTGGATTTCAGATGTATGATGAGATCTGTAAAGCAATCGCCGAAGATGCAGGGGTTGTTGCGATGGTGCAGAGTGCGTTGACGGAAAGTTGCTATCCGGATCCGAAGTTCAAGACCCTTACAGTCGATGTGGGATTTTATCTGAGTAGATTTTATCTTGATGATATGGGCAGATGGTTTCCGAAAGATTATTCGCCCAGGCTTTCTGTAAAGGATTGGGTAGAACTTCTGAACAACAATACTGTCTTTACATTGAGCAGCCTCCAGATATTAAAGCGAATGAAAGATTACGGGGGACAGGCCACCTGCAAGCAACTCTCCATTAAATACGGTGAGAGCAGTAATTTCTACAATGTCGGTTCCTCTGCGCTTGCGCGAAGAGTCGCCAAAAAGTCCGGTTGCCCGGTTATGACAAAAGACACAGAGAACTCCAAATGGTGGCCAATTCTCTATATTGGCAAATATGCTGACAGCCACACGGATGGCATATTCATATGGAGAATTCGGGATGAACTTTCAAGCGCTCTGGATCAGGTGGATTTGACGGGTATACCATTGTATGCTGATACGATACCGGGTGGAGTTGTTCCAAAATACACAAAAAAAGACTTCCTCGGTAAAGTTTATATGACGGAGGAACATTTTGATGTACTGAAAGCTTTACTCAGCAATAAGATGAATATCATTCTGCAGGGCGCACCGGGCGTGGGTAAGACTTTCACGGCAAAGAAGCTGGCCTATGCCATGATGGGTGAAATGGATGATTCCCATATTGAGATGGTGCAGTTTCACCAAAATTATTCGTACGAGGATTTTATGCTCGGGTACCGGCCTGAAGGCACTGATTTTAAACTGACGAAAGGGGTTTTCTTCAGGTTCTGTCAAAAAGCTGCCAACGATCCTAATAAAGATTATTTCTTTATCATTGACGAAATCAACCGAGGCAATATGAGTAAGATCTTTGGTGAGGTGCTAATGCTTATTGAAAACGATAAGCGAGGCCCGAAGAATAAAATTACGCTTGTATATAATGAATTGCCTTTTTATGTTCCGGAAAATTTATACATTATTGGAATGATGAATACGGCAGACCGAAGTCTTGCCATGATGGACTATGCTCTTCGCAGACGTTTCAGTTTCTTTGAAATGGAACCGGGATTCAGTTCTGAAGGCTTCAGAAGCTACCAGGCTGGACTAGCCAGTGAAACATTTGATACCCTTATGGAACAGATCAAAGCTCTGAATAAAGAAATTGCAGAGGATGAATCTCTGGGCAATGGATTCCGAATCGGCCACAGCTATTTTTGCGGATTGAAACCTGAGACGTGTATCATAGACCAGCTGCACTCCATCGTTGAATTTGATATCCTTCCGTTGTTGTCGGAATATTGGTTTGACGAACCGGCAAAGGTGCAACGCTGGGAACAGAACCTGCGTGGTGTATTCGATGACTGA
- a CDS encoding ABC transporter ATP-binding protein → MKLILKYTWRYRKYLLLSLLGVAGFVLIQMGVPTLLKYIINDSLMTGNSSRLLSLALLMLAVILAGGLGEVCMSYANSRIASNVIRDVRNDTFRKTQSFSHAEFNQFSVSSLLTSITSDAYQIMLFVQNMLRSALITPVMTVSGFVLIVKTNPQLIWVVVLVIPILLFGVFFISRKSIPYSRAQQQGLDKINLNMREGISGLRVIRAFGNEGFQSERFGDVSREYCGVSKTVYRIVSISQPGFYLLFNTMIAVILWKGSKSIGLGALDVGTLSASIEYVFHILFSFMMLAVLFLMYPRASVSARRIQRVLESTPGIDENLKNGVTKTREKGTVRFENVTFSYPDSEEPILKNISFTASPGQTVAFIGSTGSGKSTLVQLIPRMYDVTEGRIRIDGVDVRDYNIQVLRDRIGYIPQKAQLFTGTIADNLRIGKKEATTEEMERAAEIAQASEFIARKESGLNEILSEGGSNLSGGQKQRLAIARAIVKNPEIYIFDDSFSALDYATDKKLRKRLKQEITDATVLIVAQRISTIRYADKIIVLNEGEMAAEGTHEELLKTSRIYHDIAASQLTEEELA, encoded by the coding sequence ATGAAACTTATTTTAAAATATACCTGGCGTTACAGGAAATACTTATTGCTCAGTCTTTTGGGAGTGGCGGGCTTTGTGCTTATTCAGATGGGGGTTCCCACCCTGTTGAAATATATTATTAATGATTCCCTGATGACGGGCAATTCCTCCCGTCTTTTATCCCTGGCACTGCTGATGCTGGCTGTCATTCTGGCAGGAGGCCTCGGGGAAGTCTGTATGTCCTACGCCAACAGCCGCATAGCTTCCAATGTCATCCGCGACGTTCGGAATGACACTTTTCGGAAGACCCAGAGCTTTTCCCACGCGGAGTTTAATCAATTCAGCGTGTCTTCGCTGCTTACCAGCATTACCAGCGACGCCTACCAGATTATGCTTTTCGTTCAGAATATGCTGCGCAGTGCCCTGATTACTCCGGTGATGACGGTCAGTGGGTTCGTCCTGATTGTCAAAACCAATCCCCAGTTGATCTGGGTGGTTGTGCTGGTCATTCCCATACTGCTTTTCGGAGTGTTCTTTATCAGCCGTAAATCCATTCCCTATTCCCGCGCCCAGCAGCAGGGACTGGACAAAATCAACTTAAATATGAGGGAAGGTATTTCCGGACTTCGTGTCATCCGTGCTTTCGGAAATGAGGGCTTTCAGTCCGAACGTTTTGGGGATGTAAGCCGGGAATACTGCGGCGTATCCAAAACGGTGTACCGGATCGTATCTATTTCCCAGCCGGGTTTTTATCTGCTGTTCAATACCATGATCGCTGTTATCCTGTGGAAAGGCAGCAAATCCATCGGGCTTGGAGCGCTGGATGTGGGAACCCTGAGCGCATCCATCGAATATGTGTTTCACATTTTGTTTTCCTTCATGATGCTGGCTGTTCTGTTCCTCATGTATCCCCGTGCGTCGGTATCGGCCCGCCGGATTCAGCGTGTTCTGGAAAGTACTCCGGGTATCGATGAAAACCTGAAAAATGGTGTTACCAAAACGAGGGAAAAGGGTACAGTGCGTTTTGAAAACGTAACCTTTTCCTATCCTGATTCTGAAGAACCCATTCTGAAAAATATCAGTTTTACCGCATCTCCCGGACAGACTGTGGCCTTTATCGGAAGTACGGGAAGCGGGAAATCCACGTTGGTGCAGCTTATTCCGAGGATGTATGATGTGACCGAGGGCAGAATTCGGATTGATGGGGTGGATGTACGGGATTACAATATCCAGGTTCTCCGCGACCGGATCGGCTACATCCCTCAAAAGGCCCAACTGTTTACCGGAACCATTGCAGATAATTTACGTATTGGCAAAAAAGAGGCGACTACAGAGGAAATGGAGAGGGCAGCAGAAATTGCCCAGGCGTCTGAATTTATTGCACGAAAGGAAAGCGGCCTGAACGAAATACTTTCCGAAGGCGGAAGCAATCTATCCGGCGGACAGAAGCAGCGGCTTGCCATTGCCCGCGCCATTGTGAAGAATCCGGAAATTTATATCTTTGATGATTCCTTCTCCGCCCTGGATTATGCTACGGACAAAAAGCTGCGGAAGCGTCTGAAGCAGGAAATCACGGATGCAACGGTTCTGATTGTAGCCCAGAGAATCAGCACAATCCGCTATGCGGATAAGATTATCGTGCTGAATGAAGGGGAGATGGCTGCAGAAGGCACACATGAGGAACTGTTGAAGACTAGCAGAATTTACCACGACATCGCAGCTTCCCAGCTGACAGAGGAGGAATTGGCTTGA
- a CDS encoding ABC transporter ATP-binding protein: MTQIQLSRAKKLVHLCFSPYKLQIILPIVFTSLGSILGGLNPFIIGLGITELGKNVKDMKAGTPGAGVNFPYIWKVVLVLIIFNVVRQSLTYISSFMMGGGVQDAFKDLRTRIYAKMNRLPVSYFDRHQQGTVLNTVTNDVDVVSNAVLQSLLAMTYSVISVIITFVMMLYISVPLGLASMIMIPASFFLSRYFMKRSQGDFLTMQNALADLNGYVQERYTGFTVIKLYNNEEETIRGFWKINEKINRVGFRANFKSSLISPVMEFMVNFTYIVMAVLTGYSVLFSGMTLGNMQAFVQYIWILYDPLGQITQLFPALQSAVASMERIMNFLDEAEESAGKVSDTRLEPEKCSGHVQFEHVQFSYTKKKPLIRDFSLEAKPGQTIAIVGATGAGKTTMINLLMRFYDVDAGDIRIDGESIYDMRRSSERKLFGMVLQDAWLYHDTIRDNIRFGKPDATDEEVVQAARAANVHHFIQTMPGGYDMMINEEGSNVSLGQKQLLTIARAILKNPRILILDEATSSVDTRLEVLIQTAMKRAMKGRTSFVIAHRLSTIRDADLILVMENGDIVEQGTHRELLAKKGAYGKLYNSQFDEEQADDSLKM, encoded by the coding sequence TTGACACAGATTCAGTTATCCAGGGCGAAAAAGCTTGTCCATCTGTGTTTTTCGCCTTATAAATTACAAATCATACTGCCCATTGTATTTACGTCTCTGGGCAGTATTTTGGGAGGGTTGAATCCCTTTATCATAGGGCTTGGAATTACAGAGCTTGGAAAAAACGTAAAGGATATGAAGGCAGGCACACCGGGTGCGGGGGTTAATTTCCCCTATATATGGAAGGTTGTCCTTGTGCTTATCATTTTTAATGTGGTGAGACAGTCTCTCACCTATATTTCCAGCTTTATGATGGGCGGCGGCGTACAGGATGCGTTCAAGGATTTGCGGACCCGCATTTATGCAAAGATGAATCGCCTGCCGGTATCCTATTTTGACAGGCACCAACAGGGAACCGTACTGAATACGGTGACAAATGATGTGGATGTGGTAAGCAATGCGGTTCTTCAATCCCTCTTGGCCATGACGTATTCGGTTATCAGCGTCATCATTACCTTTGTCATGATGCTCTATATCTCTGTCCCCCTGGGGTTGGCCTCCATGATCATGATACCGGCATCCTTCTTCCTGTCACGCTATTTCATGAAACGTTCCCAGGGGGATTTTCTTACCATGCAGAATGCCCTGGCGGATCTAAACGGTTATGTGCAGGAGAGATATACCGGTTTTACGGTCATTAAACTGTATAACAATGAAGAGGAAACGATCAGGGGGTTCTGGAAGATCAATGAAAAAATCAACCGGGTCGGTTTCAGGGCCAACTTCAAATCCTCACTGATATCACCTGTCATGGAGTTTATGGTGAATTTCACCTATATCGTCATGGCAGTGCTGACGGGGTATTCGGTGCTGTTTTCCGGGATGACGCTGGGAAACATGCAGGCCTTCGTTCAATACATCTGGATTCTCTATGATCCGCTGGGACAAATTACCCAGCTTTTCCCGGCACTTCAAAGCGCCGTTGCTTCCATGGAGCGGATTATGAATTTTCTGGATGAGGCAGAGGAAAGCGCCGGGAAAGTAAGCGATACTCGGTTGGAACCGGAAAAATGCAGTGGCCATGTGCAGTTTGAACATGTGCAATTTTCCTATACAAAGAAGAAGCCGCTGATCAGGGATTTTTCCCTGGAGGCAAAGCCGGGGCAGACCATTGCCATTGTTGGAGCCACCGGAGCGGGGAAGACCACGATGATCAATCTGCTGATGCGCTTTTACGATGTGGACGCAGGAGATATCAGGATTGACGGGGAAAGCATTTATGATATGCGGAGGAGCTCGGAACGAAAGCTGTTTGGCATGGTACTGCAGGACGCCTGGCTGTATCACGACACGATCCGGGACAATATCCGCTTTGGAAAACCGGACGCTACCGATGAGGAAGTTGTACAGGCTGCCAGGGCTGCCAATGTGCACCACTTTATTCAGACAATGCCGGGCGGATATGACATGATGATCAACGAAGAGGGCAGCAATGTTTCACTGGGGCAGAAACAGCTTCTTACCATTGCCCGGGCTATTCTGAAAAATCCCCGGATTCTCATTCTGGATGAGGCGACCAGCAGTGTGGATACCCGGCTGGAAGTGCTGATTCAGACAGCTATGAAACGGGCTATGAAAGGAAGGACCAGTTTTGTAATCGCACACCGGCTGTCCACCATCCGGGATGCAGACCTCATTCTGGTAATGGAAAACGGAGACATTGTGGAGCAGGGAACCCATAGGGAACTGCTGGCTAAAAAGGGTGCGTACGGGAAGCTTTATAACAGCCAGTTCGATGAGGAACAGGCTGACGATTCGCTGAAAATGTAA
- the mcrC gene encoding 5-methylcytosine-specific restriction endonuclease system specificity protein McrC has translation MTEDKGIFIKNIYYMLSYAFQVLKQSNYESIAAEDFENVQDLFAAILNRGVAQQLKQGLYREYVPRNETLAAMRGKIDMSGTIRNRVQRNQKLACEYDELSENNIFNQVLKTTMFCLVRDAGVAAKQKAGLKKVLVFFGDIDLLMPSKIQWNKLHYQRNNRSYEMLLNICWFVLDGMLQTTEKGKYRMAAFADEHMARLYEKFILEYYRQNCTCLSEVRAAQIKWDVRDENGENTAIRFLPVMQTDIFLRKDDVVLIIDAKYYGNTLQKRFDKPTLISGNIYQIFTYVKNQDKNHTGKVSGLLLYARTDEDIAPDCSFNIGGNQIGARTLDLNKDFKIISAQLDGIAEKYFGKPEKKL, from the coding sequence ATGACTGAAGATAAAGGGATCTTCATCAAGAATATTTATTATATGCTGTCCTATGCTTTTCAGGTTTTGAAACAATCCAATTACGAGAGTATAGCAGCAGAGGATTTTGAAAATGTTCAGGACTTATTCGCGGCGATTCTTAATAGGGGCGTAGCACAGCAGCTGAAGCAGGGACTTTACCGGGAGTACGTTCCCAGGAACGAAACTTTGGCTGCAATGCGCGGCAAAATTGATATGTCGGGAACAATCCGGAACAGAGTTCAGCGAAATCAAAAGCTGGCCTGTGAATATGATGAGCTTTCAGAAAATAATATCTTCAATCAGGTATTGAAGACAACTATGTTCTGTCTTGTGCGGGATGCCGGTGTAGCTGCGAAACAAAAAGCCGGGTTGAAAAAAGTCCTTGTGTTTTTTGGTGACATAGATCTTCTGATGCCATCGAAAATACAGTGGAACAAGCTCCATTACCAGAGGAATAACCGAAGCTATGAGATGCTCCTGAATATTTGCTGGTTCGTTCTTGACGGAATGCTTCAGACGACGGAGAAAGGCAAATATCGTATGGCCGCCTTCGCGGATGAGCATATGGCCAGACTGTATGAAAAGTTTATTCTTGAATATTATCGTCAGAACTGCACCTGCCTTTCGGAGGTAAGAGCAGCTCAGATAAAATGGGATGTAAGGGATGAAAACGGGGAAAACACGGCAATTCGCTTCCTTCCGGTCATGCAGACAGATATCTTTCTTCGGAAGGACGATGTTGTTTTGATCATCGATGCAAAATATTACGGCAATACGCTACAGAAGCGATTTGATAAACCCACTCTTATCTCAGGAAACATTTATCAGATTTTTACTTATGTCAAAAATCAGGATAAAAATCATACCGGGAAAGTGTCCGGATTACTGCTGTATGCCAGGACAGATGAGGATATTGCCCCGGATTGTTCCTTCAATATTGGCGGTAATCAGATAGGAGCAAGAACTCTTGACCTGAATAAGGATTTCAAAATCATCTCCGCACAGCTGGACGGTATTGCAGAGAAATATTTCGGAAAACCGGAAAAAAAGCTTTGA